The window AAAAAAAAGGAGAAGTTCTCCTTTTTTTCGATCACAATTTTTTATGATCTTATTGGTTATTTAAATAGTTATAACATAACGACTTTTGCTACAACTAGATTGTTGAAGACTAATCTAACAACTAGAAGTGCTCGAATAACCATACAAGCCATTGATATAATAATACACTATTTTTAATAAAAAAGCAATATTTTTATGAATTATTTACAACTTTAAAAACACTTGGCCCTGTTATTTTAAAAATATTACCATATGTGAGATATTCGATACGATTAAATAAGCGTAATTTAGTTTTTTGTTCTTCAATATTTGTTGTATTTTTTGTTGAATTAATTAATTGTTCAATTGAAAAATTAGAAATAAAAATGGTTTGTCTTGTTGATTTTAATCTATTTTCAATAATAGGCATTAAAATTGTTGAAATCGATCAGTAATTTAAATTAACGCTAGAAAAATCATCAATTACTAAAACATCAACATTTGAAAGTAGATTAACTAATTCATTAATTACTAAATCTGATGTATCTTTGTAGTTAAAAAATTGGATTACATTTTTAAATAGATCATTTAAAGTAATATAAGCTATCTTTAAGTTATATTTTAATGAAATAGTATTGGTATAAGCTTGAGTAATTATTGATTTGCCTACACTAAAATCACCATAAATAAAAGCAGATTTTGGTTGTTGATTATTATTTTTAATTAACGTATTTTTTTTATTTTTTCGTGCTTCTTCTAAAAAGAAATTAATTAATTTATTTCGTTCTGCTAATAAATTAGCATCTAATATTTCAGTTTTTTTAGAAAATATTTGACTATCATCTGCTAATGAGATATTATAATCCATATTTTTGATCGTATTTAAAATATAATTTCTTTTAATTTTATCTACTTTATTTTCTTTTTTAACTACTACTAAACATAAGTGATTATATTCATTACGATTTAATTGATAAATGTAATAACTATCATTTTGATTGTTTAAATTATTCAAATAAGAACGATAAACTTCAACTATATCTCAAAAGTATAAATTAAATTCTTCTTCTGTTAAATTAATTGCTTTAATATTCGGAATTTCTAATGCTTTTTGATAATTAAAATTCTCTAAATCTAATTCATCATCAACTTGATTATTGTTCATTTTTATAAATCTCCAAATTTTACTTCAATAAAATTAGTATTTTTGAAAGTATTAGCATTATCACTATCTTCACAAATTAATTCTTTATGATCATTCTTTTTATTTTGAAAAAATTTAATCATTTCATACTCATCTTTAATATTGATTCCCAGTACTGTTTCTTTAATACGTTTTAAATATTTTACATTTAAACGCCCTAAATTTTTAAATAAAACAAAATCTAAGATAACATTAACAATTGGATCACTTAATGATTTGTCATACGTTAATAAATTGATAGCCTCTTTATCTTTTAAACTTAATTTTTCTTTACGAATATGTTTTAAAAAATCTGAAGGTTTAAAATTATTATAATCATTAATTACATTTTTGAATCGATCTAAATTACTGTTTTTATTAAAAATATTAAAATCACGTTCAATATTGTAATATTGAAATTTTGTTTTATTTTTTTCGAATTCCATATTTGAAAAAATTGTTAATTCTAATTTATTTAAATCAATTGTTAAAAAATCAATATTATTAATTAAATTATTTTTGATTAAATTTAACATTTGATCAATACTAAATTTATATTTTTTGAAAAAATTTATTAAGCACAACTTTGTTGATTCATCAATTTGAAGTGATAATCCATATTCTTTTAAAATTATTTTTTTAATTTTATCTAATTTATTTTCGAGATTGTTAAAATGATTTGTCTTAAATTGAGCTGATAAATCAATTAAACGATTAGTATCAATATTATTCTCTTTATTTAATAAATTTAAAACATTATAATGATTTAATGAAACATTATTTTTTAATTCTTCATTAAATTTTTCAATATTTATAAATTCGCTAAATTTTAATGGTCGAAAAACTTCAATTACTTGTTGGGAATTATTTTCAAAAGAATAAATTTTAATTAAATCAACATTAATTAATTTAGTAATTAATTCGTTGTATGTATTAATTGAAATATTAAGTTCATCTAATAAATATTCATGAGTTAAATTAATTGTACCCTTTTTATTAAAAATATTTTCTCTATTAACGAATCAAGAATATAAAGCTACTGCTTGCATACCAATTAGTGGTGTATAAAAAGAATATAAATGGTCATCATTTTTAACAAAATTACAATTTTTCTTAATTACTATATCCATAAACCTTACATATTCCCTTTGAATTTTAATCAAATCTATTTTTCATTAATCAATATTTTAGATGCTTTTATTTAATTTAATTGTCAATTTATTTATTTGATGCTATTAAATATAAACATAATAAGAGTTATGCACACTATTAAAATACTTCTTTTTTATTAAAAATCAATGTTTTATATGTTTAAAAAAAATATACACAATGATGTTTATAAATTATAAACATTAATAAAAAATTCTAAAAAAAATCTAAAAAATTGTGAACATTTTATAAATAAAAAAGATTAAATTATATATTTATAAAACCGTTATTATTTATATAAAAAAAGAGGTTATAAAATGTTTGAACAAGTATTTTTTTTAGCATCCATTAACGACAAAAAGATTATTAGATGATTATATGAACGTTATCATAAAATTTTTTTAAAATATATTAATGAGCAATTGAATTTTAAATTTTATACTTTAGAGATTGAAGCAAATGATTTAAAAACTATTATTTATGAAATATTTTTAAAAATATTTCAAGTAACTAGAATTAAAAGTTTAAATCAATTTATAGGATTTGTTAAACGGCAAATTTATTTTTATTTAGTATATTTATTACGTAAATCTTTATCTAATAAAAATTTAGTTAATCATTTAAATAATAATAATTTTGAAAATTATGAATTAATTAGTACCAATTCAGATGAAGTTGGTGCTGAATTAAACAACAGATTTTTAATTTATGAATTTTTAAGAAGTATTCAGAAAGAAAATTTATTTTTATATCATTTTACTATTTTAATTATTAAAGGATATAATACAAAGGAAATTAGTGAAATTTTAAAAATTAATTCTGCAAAAATTTATTATTATAAAGCACTTTTAAAAAAATATATAAAAAAATTATTATAAAAATACTGGGGTGAAGTTACTTTCATTTCCCAGTATTTTTATAAAAGAATCAAAAGATTTTCTTAATTTATGCTGTGACTTCTAAGTTTGTTTTAAAAGCTTTTGCTGTTCTTGATTTTAAACGATTTGCTTTATTTTTGTGAATAACACCTTTTGAAGCTGTTGTATCAATGACTTTGTAAGCTTCATTAAGTTGAGCTTGTTCATTTGAACTTCTTGTTTTTTTAACAATTGTTCTTAATTTAGACATTTTAGCATGATTTTCCTTACGTACTTTTTGCGTATGTCTGTATGTTTTTTCATTTGAAACAATATTTGCCATATACTCGCCTCCTACCTAATATTTGAATTCTAAAGTTTAATTTCATGTTTGAATATAACTTGTTTATTATATCAAAAATAATAAATAAAAAAAAATAAATGTTTTAACAGATTAAATTTATTTATTAAAAATAAGATGAATTTTCTAAAGCTTTCATAACTTTTAAGTTATACTTTAATGGTGTAAAAAGCTAATTGCTGCATTTTTTAAAAAATGTAGAGGAAAGTCCGTGCTCACACTAACTGTGATGTTAGTAGTGTTTGTGTATGTATAATTAATAAGGCATAGCATAGGCATATGACGGCAAATTTTTAAGCTAAGTGATTTAAATTATATGTTTAAAAATTTATAAAAGTGCCACAGAGACGATTAATCAAGAAATTGATGAGATGAAACGTTGGTAAACCCCACAAGTGAGAAACCTAAATTTCGGTAAGGGAATCTAATTTAGTAAATTAAGAAATTAAATTAGGATAGAATTGTTTACATTCTATAGATAAATAATTAGCGCTACATTTTTGTAGAACAGAACACGGCTTATTTTTACATGCAAAAACCCACTCTTATAAAAAAGAGTGGGTTTTTGTATTATGTTTGATTATATTTTCAAATCATTAAAATAGCATCAGAACCATTGGCATAATATCTTTTGCGAATGTTTTGTTTTATAAAACCATGCTTTAAATAAAAATTTAATGCATTTGTATTAAGATCGCTTACTTCTAATAATATGTTTTGCTTTTTTTGTTTTAATAAATCAATTAATAAACTACCAATTTTTAAATTACGATAATTTTCATCAACACCAATTTTTAAAATTTCATTAAAATCAACACTCTTCATATAAATTAAATAAGCAATGTTTTTTTGCTCATATTCAACAATTATTATTTGATAATTTGAATTATGAAAAATTTCTTCTAAATTTCTCATCGAATAACAATCATTTAAGAAAAATCTATTTTCAAAAATAGCAATATCATTCAAATCTTTTTGATCAGCAGGTCTAATTAAGAGGTTTTTTAACATAATTTAATCTAAAATCTAAGATATTAGTTAACTTAAAATTATCAAATTTTAAGTTATATATGAGATCATGATAGTCAATTTGATTTGCATCAATTATTGTTAATGATGTATTTTTTAATTCATTTTGTAATTCTTTATTAGTAATAATTTTATATTCGTTTTGAATATTATTAGTAATAGTTATTACATACGATTTATTACCTTTAGCATCTAAATAAACAAAAACATCATTCTTACCATTGGCTATAATATTTAAACTATCATTAATAAAAAGTTTAATTTTATTAAAAATTGTACAAATCGTTTTAGCAACAATAGCACCAACACGTATTCCAGTAAATGATCCTGGACCAGTATTTAAATATATTGCTTCTAGATCTTGATATTGCAAGTTAGTGATTTTTAATAAATTATTAAGGTGTTCAACAATAATATCTGTAAGATTATTGTTTGTATCAACAATAATGCTAGTATGGATTTTAAAGTTTTTATAAATTGCTAAAATACATTTTCTTGATGTAACATCAATAAACAATTGGTATGTACTATTCATTTGCTTTTAACTCTCTAATTAATTCCATAAATTCTTTTGGCATATTGATTTTAAATTCTACTTTTTTATTAGTGGATGGATGATTAAAACTAATATAAAAACTATGCAAGTATTGCTCGTATTCTGTGGTATGTTTACTAATCCCATATAAAGGATCATTATAAACAGGGTGATTAATATAACGCATATGAACCCGTATTTGATGAGTTCTACCAGTAATAATACTTACTTCAACAAGGGCGGTATTTTTATATTGCTCAAGTACTTTAACGATACTGATAGCCTCTTTAGTATTTTTAGAATTGCCTGTTTTCATTCTTAATTTATCTTGATAACTATGGCCAATAGGCTCATTGATCATAAAATGCAAATGCTGCATATCAAAACGATTATGAACAATAGCATAATAACTTTTTCTTATGGTTTTTTGCATAAATTGTTGTTGCAAAGAATTAAGCGCTATTTGATTTTTACAAATTATAATTAATCCAGATGTATTTTTATCCAAACGATGTGTAATATAAAAATTATCAGTTTTTAAATAATATTTTAAAGCGTTTGCTAATGTATTTTGCTCATGAAAACTAGTTGGATGAACTAACATACCAGAAGGTTTGTTAACGATCAATAGATCCTGATCTTCAAAGATAATTTCTAATGAATATACAAACGGTAACAATTTTTTTTGCTCTTGCACTATAGGTAGTTCGTTATTGATTTGAATATAATCATTCTTTTTTAATAAATAACTTGCTTTACTAATAAAATTGTCATTAACTAATATTAGGTTTTGGTCTAACATTTTTTTAATTAATGTTCGTGAATAATTAGTATTTTCTACTAAAAATTTATCGATGCGTTGAGACGACATTAAAGAATATAGTATTTTCATTGCTATGATTTTTTTAAGTCATCATATCCGAATGGTTTGTTAGAAATTTCGTTGATTTCTAAATCATTCTCATCGGCAACTTTTTTTATAATGTCTTGATTATCACTATCATTTTTTCATTTGATAATAAATCTAATAACTAAAATAACAACTAATACACAAACACCAACAACAATATAAACATCAAAAAGATTAATTATACTATTAACAAATTTTCAATAATCAACAACACCATTAATAACATCATCGCCTCCACCAACACTATTAGGATTTATAAGGCTATTGTGAAATATATTTGGTAAAGCATTGAATAATTCAAATTCTGGAATTGAGCGATCAATAATATTTCCTAAACCGCCAAATAATAGAAAAAGCAATGGAACATAATAACAAGAATTTTTTAAAAAAATAAATGATAAAAATCCTAATATGATGGGGATTGATTGTAAAGTATAAACAATTCCGCTATGGTTATTAATTCTACCAAGAGCAATCCCATTATTAAGTGTAAAATGAAAAATAGGACCATGATGCGTTTCTTTTGTTTTGACAACTAAATCAATAGCTCATTCACGAACCAAAAAACCTGATAATAGCACAATTAAAGCAACAATAATAAAATTAATTATTTTATAAAAAATTACATCTAATGATGTTATTGATAAAAAGTAATCACGAATGCTTTTATTGTTTATTTTTAAAATAATTTTCTCAAAAAAATTTATTTTTCTAAGTGATTGATTAAATTTTTTAATTATTATATAAAAATTTGAATTTTTGATTTTTTGAAGCATTATTTAATGTACTTTTCTGGACGTTCTTTCATCATTTTAGTTACAAATTCATCTTTTTTAAGATGGCCATATTCTTTCATTAAAAGAACACATTCTTCATATTCTTTTTGAGCTCATATTTCATCTTCAAACCCCAAGATTTTAACTTTTTTATTTTGTAAGTTTTTGTAATTTTCAAAGAAATCTTGCACTTCTGCTAATCAATGTAATGGAATATCTTTGAAATTATTAATGTGTTTATAACGAGGATCAACATCAATAACTGCCAATAATTTAGTATCTGTTTCTCCTCCATCAATCATTTTCATGGCGCCCAAAACACGTGCAGGTACTTTAATTCCTGGTTGGAATGCTTGATCAGCAAAAACCAAAACATCCAATTCGTCACCATCATAATCTAATGCTTCTTTTAAAAAACCATAATTATGAGGATAAACCATTGAACCGTGTAAGATACGATCAACCATGATTTCTTTAGTTGCACGATCATATTCATATTTAATATTTGAGTTCTTTGGAATTTCAATAGTTACATTTAATTTCATACTACCTCTCCTTTTTATTAATCTAAATATCCTTAACTAATATTTTATAATTATATTATGTTTGTCTTATTTTATATTTGATAAAAATAATTGATTACCAATAAAATATACTTAGAAATAATTAGTATCATTAACATAGAAATAAAAATAGTAAGGATATAGAAGATGAAAAATTTTTCAAAAAATAGAAATATTAATAATTTTAAAAACCCTTTAAGAGTTATTGAAGGAATTGTTCGTGAAATTAAAAATAATGAACTTCAAATTGATTTTGTTAATAGTCATAAAAAAGGAGTTTGTAAGTTTATTAATTTGACAGATTATCATTGAAATACAATTTCTTCGCGTTTTTTAATTAACAGTAAACACTTATTTTTAGTTTCAAAATTTGACCCAATTCGTCATGTTTATTGATTAAATTATAAAATTATTCATCCTATTGAAATTAAAAACAAACGTCGTTCTTACCCCACTTTATCTCATGATAGAAATTTACGGATCTTTTTAAATAATCTATTAGAAAAAGAAAATGAATTAAAAAACTAAAAATTTTTAACATATGAATTAAATTTTAAAATCAATTTATTTCATTAATTTAGAGAATTTTAATTATCAAAAAGCATTAAAAATTATTTTTATGTTCTAATAAATTTTATAAACATAATAAAAAAATAATTTATTGAAAAGTATAATTTTAAACAATGAAAACAAAAAAAGAGAAGATAAAAACATTTTTTTGCTTAAAATTATTATTATGTTTAGAAATTTAATTAAGAATGTCTATCGTTATTTGCTAAAAAGCAAAGCCTCTTTTATAGGTCTTTGCCTTTTATTGTTTGTGTCAATCTTTAGTTTTAGTATGTTAACAAATCTTTCTAAAACATTAACAAGATCATATACAAACTTAGTCAATAGACAAAAATTACATGATATAACTGTTAATGAAAGTTATATTGAAGATCAAAAAGATATTAAACAAGCTCAATTCAATAAGCTTTTAGAAGAATTAAAAGTTTTTTATGCACAAAAAGGTTTGAATTTTGATTGAACTCGTTCTAATTCATTGATTGTTAATTCGACAAAAGATGATATTACTTATAAAATTGTTCAGTATTCAACAAGTAAAACGATTAATACATTCGATAAACAAACAAGTGAACGTTTGATTAAAAATAGTTTTTCTGATATTGATTTATATGGGATTTTAAATAATGCTAAAGTAGATGTTATTGATTTAATCAAAACTAAAACTTTAAATGCCAGTTTTGTCATTAATAATTTAAAAGAATTAGACAATAAACAAAAAAGTAATTTGGTAAAATTAGCTAAAGTTGATAATTACGATGTTAGTATTAGTCAACAAGCACGACTTTATTTATTAAAAAATATTGTTTATGGTGCATGACCATCAAAAACCAATAATTTATATAAAAAATTTAAAAAAGCTTATGAATATAGTCTAGAAGATAAAAATTACGATCCTTTAATTGGTAATATAAAATTAAACAACAAAGCTAATTTTGATATTTTAGAAGCAAAAGAGATTAGCACACAATTCATTTTAATGTTATATCCATCAAAAAAAGGTATAAGTATAAATGGTAATGTTAATACTATTGTTAAAGGGCATCGAATAACTTTTAGTTTTGAACCCGCAGGGATTCCTATTCCAGTCTATTTTGATGTTAAATCTGCATACGCATTAGTTGGTTTAGGTGCTTTTTTGTCTAATCATAACAAACAAAAATACCCAATGTATTTATGACAAAAAGCTTTAGTCGACCACGAAGAACAACAAAGTTTTGAAAAGTGATTCAATAGTTTGGATGAAAAATATATTATTCATATTGATAACACACCTTATTTAATTTTAGATAGTGGTATTACTCCTGATTTTATGTATCCGATTATCTCATTCACTTCTGTTATTCCTAATCCAAAAAAAGAAGGACTAGTATATGTTAACTTAAATGGATATGCCCGTATTTACGATGCTTTTAGATCTAATCCAATTGAAAATAATTTACAAATTCGTATCACAAATCAAAAGCATCAATCCGTTGATATCAGTATTTTAAAAAAAATTGTTAAAAATTTAAATGATCAAATTAAAAAAGATGCTATCATGAACTGACCAACAAGTTTAGATGCTGCTTATTTAAAAGATGATACTAATAATCATATTACACCAAGCCCATTAAGATTAGTTTTCATTAACAAAATTACGAACACAATACAAACTTTTAGTGTTTTAATAACTTTATTTATTTTGATTCTAACAATTTTTGTAATTGTTATCATCATCAACCGTTTTTTAGCACAAAATAAAATTAATATTGGTATTTCTATTGCTAATGGTGTTCCTCGTTGAAAAATCATTTTAAGTTTTGCTTTTATTGGATTAATTCCATGTGTTATTGGTGGATTATGCGGTTATTTAACAGCTTATTTTACTCAAAATTTAGCAATTAATATTTTTAGTGGTTATTGATTAATTCCTACAGTTTTAGAAAACTTTAATTTTGGTGCTTTAATAACAGTTATTATTTTCCCTTTTTTGTTGTTTTTTATTTTAATAGTTGGATTAGGTTATTGATCAATAAGAAAACCACCAATTGATTTAATGCGTGGAACTGAAACATTTAAAATTTCTAAAATTGTTTATGTAATTAAATTTCCATTTAAATATATTAGTGGTTTTAATAAGTATTTAATTACACTATCTTTTTCATCAATTACAAGAATTATTATTTTTTCAATTATGATTGCTTTATCATTTGGATCGATTATGTTTTTAACTGGAACAAGAGGTAAAATTAAACAAACTATAGATGCAACATTACAAACAAAAAAATATCGTTATGGAATTGATTTAATAACACCAACAGATCAAGGTGGTCAATATATTTCTTTAAGTACAAATCAAATTGGTTCTACATTAAATGATAATGATAATCATGAATTGACACAGAAATATGAAAGTAGTGATTATAAAGATTTTATTAATTCACCGTTATTTAAAAATTTACAGAATTTGAAGTTAATTGGTGCAAAAGATGACCAGCGTCGAATTTATGATTTAAACTATATTGCTAATGCCTTTCAAGTTAAGCAATTTTTAGATTTTAATTTTGGCATTGGTGATGTTAATAGTGGTAGTTCAAGTAATCCATGAAGTATTACAAAGTCTTTAATACCTGAAAATAATTTACAAATTTTAAATGAAACTTATAAAAAATGATGTTCAAAATTAATTAATGACCATAGCATTTTTTCGAAACAATTAATTGAAAAAGGTGTTAATGAATTAGCTTATGATATTTTAAATATTCGTAATAGTTATGATCCTAATGAATATTTTAATTATTTTACATTTAAGAGTATTGTTGATACATATTTAAAACGATTTAATAAGTCTTTTTTAGATCAACATGTTACGTATGAAATTTTAGTACGCGTGCATAATAATTTATTTAATTATAAAAATATTTATGGAAAATTGGTTTTTAAAAATAATCAATGAATAATTAATTTTAAAGATAATAATTTTCCAATTGATGATCAAAACTTTGTTAGTGCTATTTATTATAAAAAACCTAATGAGCAAAATTATGATTTAAAAAAATATATTTTTAAAAATGATGATTTGATTTATGATGAAGTTTATTTTGAACGTAATAGCAAACAAAATTATCATAAACTAACTTATCAAACTTTTAGTTCTTATTTTAGAGCACGTTTTTTAAAATTTGATCCAGAAGGGGATTTTGATTATTATTTACCATTAAAATATTTTAATGCAACAATTGTTAGAAAAGAATTATTAGAGAATGCAATTAATAATGAAATTCTTTTTAAAAATGACGAAAATAAAATCATTAAAAAAATTAATTTTAAAAGTGATAATGATATAGTTGTTACTAAAATCAATGATTTAACTTATCAAGTTAAAAATATTATTAATCAACAGATTTA is drawn from Ureaplasma parvum serovar 3 str. ATCC 27815 and contains these coding sequences:
- a CDS encoding ATP-binding protein, which translates into the protein MNNNQVDDELDLENFNYQKALEIPNIKAINLTEEEFNLYFWDIVEVYRSYLNNLNNQNDSYYIYQLNRNEYNHLCLVVVKKENKVDKIKRNYILNTIKNMDYNISLADDSQIFSKKTEILDANLLAERNKLINFFLEEARKNKKNTLIKNNNQQPKSAFIYGDFSVGKSIITQAYTNTISLKYNLKIAYITLNDLFKNVIQFFNYKDTSDLVINELVNLLSNVDVLVIDDFSSVNLNYWSISTILMPIIENRLKSTRQTIFISNFSIEQLINSTKNTTNIEEQKTKLRLFNRIEYLTYGNIFKITGPSVFKVVNNS
- a CDS encoding inorganic diphosphatase gives rise to the protein MKLNVTIEIPKNSNIKYEYDRATKEIMVDRILHGSMVYPHNYGFLKEALDYDGDELDVLVFADQAFQPGIKVPARVLGAMKMIDGGETDTKLLAVIDVDPRYKHINNFKDIPLHWLAEVQDFFENYKNLQNKKVKILGFEDEIWAQKEYEECVLLMKEYGHLKKDEFVTKMMKERPEKYIK
- a CDS encoding FtsX-like permease family protein; this encodes MFRNLIKNVYRYLLKSKASFIGLCLLLFVSIFSFSMLTNLSKTLTRSYTNLVNRQKLHDITVNESYIEDQKDIKQAQFNKLLEELKVFYAQKGLNFDWTRSNSLIVNSTKDDITYKIVQYSTSKTINTFDKQTSERLIKNSFSDIDLYGILNNAKVDVIDLIKTKTLNASFVINNLKELDNKQKSNLVKLAKVDNYDVSISQQARLYLLKNIVYGAWPSKTNNLYKKFKKAYEYSLEDKNYDPLIGNIKLNNKANFDILEAKEISTQFILMLYPSKKGISINGNVNTIVKGHRITFSFEPAGIPIPVYFDVKSAYALVGLGAFLSNHNKQKYPMYLWQKALVDHEEQQSFEKWFNSLDEKYIIHIDNTPYLILDSGITPDFMYPIISFTSVIPNPKKEGLVYVNLNGYARIYDAFRSNPIENNLQIRITNQKHQSVDISILKKIVKNLNDQIKKDAIMNWPTSLDAAYLKDDTNNHITPSPLRLVFINKITNTIQTFSVLITLFILILTIFVIVIIINRFLAQNKINIGISIANGVPRWKIILSFAFIGLIPCVIGGLCGYLTAYFTQNLAINIFSGYWLIPTVLENFNFGALITVIIFPFLLFFILIVGLGYWSIRKPPIDLMRGTETFKISKIVYVIKFPFKYISGFNKYLITLSFSSITRIIIFSIMIALSFGSIMFLTGTRGKIKQTIDATLQTKKYRYGIDLITPTDQGGQYISLSTNQIGSTLNDNDNHELTQKYESSDYKDFINSPLFKNLQNLKLIGAKDDQRRIYDLNYIANAFQVKQFLDFNFGIGDVNSGSSSNPWSITKSLIPENNLQILNETYKKWCSKLINDHSIFSKQLIEKGVNELAYDILNIRNSYDPNEYFNYFTFKSIVDTYLKRFNKSFLDQHVTYEILVRVHNNLFNYKNIYGKLVFKNNQWIINFKDNNFPIDDQNFVSAIYYKKPNEQNYDLKKYIFKNDDLIYDEVYFERNSKQNYHKLTYQTFSSYFRARFLKFDPEGDFDYYLPLKYFNATIVRKELLENAINNEILFKNDENKIIKKINFKSDNDIVVTKINDLTYQVKNIINQQIYLYSPKPIKRSYRIDPAKATNAIKTGLSIKLDNDFINLVLLTHPSINPSYADVWSGITFNMVGFDYLTKNDKTQLNEFDEPYIWIDAQINKINNQKYEEAKNPKIIGIIKNSKLVHLLSNKKQINNLLFNKNDEQVAIINRVAAKYYNLKIGDHFSFVANNQTNRYTKDYIKKQITLKVVGIIDTYQGIEIYTGIKNAAEILGMHSSPYADKSLYDEYDGAFNGIFTNKNNPAMLTRIISIYSPSGLYPISETWKKDAPTINLIKNILSDKYTTYELNNKWDPKSLVLNSRLSLTKALGYKNFDELKLDARNIYDDNHNYLGLRDEQAQAEWVIDKLISIYGRDTYSSTLNNVEVVDVLFAVLETASKTIQTVEIVVIFLILFIIILVLVLISINSLSDTLKVAKLLKNIGYSDLKNAKLFLMAFLPSLIIGSIISIPLVIVVMQVFSEIIFNSLNVLLTTSFIWWHFLIILLIVAIIFLLMWAIAIWILRRSNIADASKRN
- a CDS encoding GNAT family N-acetyltransferase; this encodes MLKNLLIRPADQKDLNDIAIFENRFFLNDCYSMRNLEEIFHNSNYQIIIVEYEQKNIAYLIYMKSVDFNEILKIGVDENYRNLKIGSLLIDLLKQKKQNILLEVSDLNTNALNFYLKHGFIKQNIRKRYYANGSDAILMIWKYNQT
- a CDS encoding RluA family pseudouridine synthase yields the protein MKILYSLMSSQRIDKFLVENTNYSRTLIKKMLDQNLILVNDNFISKASYLLKKNDYIQINNELPIVQEQKKLLPFVYSLEIIFEDQDLLIVNKPSGMLVHPTSFHEQNTLANALKYYLKTDNFYITHRLDKNTSGLIIICKNQIALNSLQQQFMQKTIRKSYYAIVHNRFDMQHLHFMINEPIGHSYQDKLRMKTGNSKNTKEAISIVKVLEQYKNTALVEVSIITGRTHQIRVHMRYINHPVYNDPLYGISKHTTEYEQYLHSFYISFNHPSTNKKVEFKINMPKEFMELIRELKANE
- a CDS encoding lipoprotein signal peptidase; its protein translation is MLQKIKNSNFYIIIKKFNQSLRKINFFEKIILKINNKSIRDYFLSITSLDVIFYKIINFIIVALIVLLSGFLVREWAIDLVVKTKETHHGPIFHFTLNNGIALGRINNHSGIVYTLQSIPIILGFLSFIFLKNSCYYVPLLFLLFGGLGNIIDRSIPEFELFNALPNIFHNSLINPNSVGGGDDVINGVVDYWKFVNSIINLFDVYIVVGVCVLVVILVIRFIIKWKNDSDNQDIIKKVADENDLEINEISNKPFGYDDLKKS
- the tsaB gene encoding tRNA (adenosine(37)-N6)-threonylcarbamoyltransferase complex dimerization subunit type 1 TsaB, with the translated sequence MNSTYQLFIDVTSRKCILAIYKNFKIHTSIIVDTNNNLTDIIVEHLNNLLKITNLQYQDLEAIYLNTGPGSFTGIRVGAIVAKTICTIFNKIKLFINDSLNIIANGKNDVFVYLDAKGNKSYVITITNNIQNEYKIITNKELQNELKNTSLTIIDANQIDYHDLIYNLKFDNFKLTNILDFRLNYVKKPLN
- the rpsT gene encoding 30S ribosomal protein S20, producing the protein MANIVSNEKTYRHTQKVRKENHAKMSKLRTIVKKTRSSNEQAQLNEAYKVIDTTASKGVIHKNKANRLKSRTAKAFKTNLEVTA
- a CDS encoding replication initiation and membrane attachment family protein codes for the protein MDIVIKKNCNFVKNDDHLYSFYTPLIGMQAVALYSWFVNRENIFNKKGTINLTHEYLLDELNISINTYNELITKLINVDLIKIYSFENNSQQVIEVFRPLKFSEFINIEKFNEELKNNVSLNHYNVLNLLNKENNIDTNRLIDLSAQFKTNHFNNLENKLDKIKKIILKEYGLSLQIDESTKLCLINFFKKYKFSIDQMLNLIKNNLINNIDFLTIDLNKLELTIFSNMEFEKNKTKFQYYNIERDFNIFNKNSNLDRFKNVINDYNNFKPSDFLKHIRKEKLSLKDKEAINLLTYDKSLSDPIVNVILDFVLFKNLGRLNVKYLKRIKETVLGINIKDEYEMIKFFQNKKNDHKELICEDSDNANTFKNTNFIEVKFGDL